atcttggatctcgattaGACACAATTGAAACAGGGACTCCATGCTTGGTCataatttcatccaaatacaacttgACTAGCATGTCCAAGGAATACTTTTCATCGATCGGGAGGAAATGTACAGAGATCGTCAATCTATTAATAATTACCCTAATAGCATCATAGTTCAACTTCGTCtttggtaatcctaccacaaaatccatagcgatttcttcccatttccaccgtggaatctccaaaggttgtaacaatccacttggtctttgatgtccTGCCTTCATTGTCTGGCATACATGGCATTTATTAACCCAAattgcaatttccttcttcattcctagccaccagaagtttttcttcaaatcttgatacatcttagtacttccagggtgaatagAAAATTTAGAGTTATGAGCTTCCCGTAAAATCTCATTCTTCGATTCGGTCACATTAGGGATCCATATTCTTGGGGAAAACCTGAACATACCTTTgctatccttttgagtacaaaGTTCTTCTCCTGTTAAACTATCTAGTCCTTGATCCATCatttcttcctgacacttcttaaTCTTGTCCATCAATTCTGGCTAAAAAGTAATCTCATACAACTGCTCCTTATTATCTTCTAGCGCTCAAACTTCGATTTCCAGCTATTCCAGTTCTTTTTCTAGTTCCTCCGAAACTTTGATCTCATTCAATCattccttcctactcagagcatctgccactacattagcttttcctgggtgatagttaatggaacaatcgtaatccttaatcagttctagccatctccgttgtctcatgtttagatccttccgggtgaatatatactttaagcttttatgatccgtgtaaatctcgcacttttctccgtaCAAGTAATGTCTACATAGCTTCAACACGAACACGTTCactgctaactccaaatcatgcaccggatacttttgctcatgaggtTTTAACTGTCTGGAGGCGTAAGTAATGACTTTATCATGTTACATTAACACACTTCCTAAAtctttcaaagaagcatcactgtatATTACAAAAATTCctgtctcatctggcaatgctagcACTGGAGCTGTTACTAATCTTCTCCTTAGTTCTTGGAAGCTTTCCTCATATTTCTCTATCCAaataaacttctcattttcctGGTCAGCTTGGTCAATGGAGTTGCAATCTTAGCAAAGTCCTTTATAAATCTTCGATAATAACCTGCTAGTCCAAGAAAACTTTTTACTTCCGTCggggtctttggttgttcccGCTTGGATACAGCCTCAATCTTTATAGGATCCACCTTAATACCATCCTTTCCCACTACATgacctaaaaattgaacttcatccaaccaaaattcgcacttcgaaaacTTAGCATATAACTGCTTCTCTCTTAGTCTTTGCAGGGCAATCCTCAGATGTTCAGCATGATATTCTCTAGTCTTCGAATATATGagaatgtcatcaataaatacaatcaagaacttatccaagtactccttgtaCACCCGGTTCATTAGATCGATGAAAGcagctggggcattggtcaatccgaATAACATCACcaggaactcataatgtccatatctggttctgGATGTAGTCTTGGGTATGTCTTTAGGCTTAATCTTCAACTAATGGTAGgccgatctcaagtcaatcttcgagaaacaGCATGCTCCTTTAAGCTAGTCAAACaagtcatctatccttggtaggggatacttattcttgatggtcaaCTTATTTACTCTCAATAATTATtacataatctcatgctttcatccttcttctttacaaatagcactggtgcaccccatggggatacacttggcctaatcACACCTTTGTCAATAATTCCTAAAGTTGCTTAGCTAGCTCTTTCATTTCTACAGGGGCCATCCGATATGGAGCCTTTGATACTAGTTCTGCTATGGGAACTAAATCAATAGAAAACTCGATCTCACGATCTGGTGGTAATCCTGGAAATTCGTCTGGAAAAATGTCTGGAAAttctcttactattggaatctcATCCAGATTAGGTACCTCTTTCTCAGTATCTACTACATGTGCTAGGTAAGCTTCGTATCCTTGTCTTAATAATTTCTTTGCCTTTAATATCGAGAGgaatttcttttcttgcctttgTCCTTGATAATTTATCTTAACATTATCCTCTATAAACATCACAATCCTTTTCTTCTTGCAGTCAATTTTTTCCTTATattgggacaaccaatccattcctaaaatcacatcgaactctCCTAGCTCAAAGGGTATTAGGTCAGCCAAGAAAGAATGCCCGTGGATTTCCAAGTGATGCTTAGGGCAATACTGAATCACTAAAATTATATCCTGATTAGTTGCTTCTATCGTCAAAAGTTCAGCCAAGTCTTCTAACATTAAGTCCATTTTAATCACACAATCCTTTGTtataaaagacttagatgctcctgaatcaaaCAAAAATTTAACAGGTATGGAGTTAAGAGAGAGCATACGTGCAACTACATCTGAGTCCTAGCATTGGACCTTTTGGTCATCTTGAAAGTTCTGGCTTTAGTTGTGCTGGATGTCGTCCTTGGGATGTAGTGCCTTGAGTAGCTATCTTACAATTCCTAGCGAGATGCCCAAACTTACCACAATTATAAAAAGTAACTACGGGTTTCTTCGAGTTACATTCCaatgcataatgacccttttgATGACATTTGAAACACTAAACATCCCTTTTGCATGAGCCATTATGCCTTTTTCCACATATCTTACAATCCACCGCTGAGTTTGCTGACTGGGTTGGAGTGGAGGCAACTGAAGTGGTAGTAGGCCGGGCCTGAGGAAAAGTCTGTCTTCCGAATCTTTTATTCTTGTTTTGTCCAAACCGCTTCTGAAACCTTTGACTGGATCCTCCTGGGTTTGTCTCATCAGTAATACCTTCAGACTTTCTCTTCTTATCACCCTTTTCCTTggcagctaacttctgatcactttTGATTACTAGGGCGGCTTGAACTAGAGAGAGATATCTCTTGAGCTGCAAGGCTACAACCTCACTACGGATTTCTGGCTTCAATCACTGCTGGAACCTCTTCGCTTTCTGAGCTTCAGTACTCACATACACGGGTACCAatcgggccaactccgtaaacttggcctcgtaCTCGGCCACACTCTTTTCATCCTGCTTTAATTCCAGAAACTCAACCTCCAACTGGTTTTGCAAACAATCCataaaatacttttccaaaaccAATTCTGTAAACCTGGTCCATGGAACATGACCTTCTCCTTCCAAGGCACGagtggactcccaccaataatttgcttcaccCTTCAGAAAATAACTTGCATAGTCTAATCTGAGGTTATCACTTACTTGAGTGAGGGTAaaggctttctccatttcctttagccaaattCTGACAGAAACATGGTCCACTTCGCTCTTAAACTCTGGGGGATTCACCGATTGAAATGATTAAAAACTAATAGTTTGGTTCACCTCTCTTTGTTGAGGTTGTTGCTGAAACTGCAGCTattgttgttggatttgttgttgttgctgctgttgtatAAACTGCTGCTGTTGAAGAAATTGTTGCTGCTGGTGCAGAAATTGTTGCTACTACTACtgaaattgttcttgctgctgagccatttggttagactgttggcgcagcaaatctagAAACTCATTCATGACTGGCCCCCATCAGAATCTCTATTAGAGGAATTGGACGGGATATTCTTCTTGGGCGGCATTCTCGTAAAACATAACAATTGGTTTTAGTTTAAAaattgcccccgggtagcaacattttCATGTGTCAAGAGAATGTTGCCGCAATAAATATTCCCATCCTCATTTAGATGGGGTCCGACTGTAATGAGTGGCTAAATTTAATAAGATCAGCAACAAATGTAACAATAAAAGTAACAACAAAAATAACAGTGCATCACTAACAGCATAAGCCAATACTCCTAACAGCTGCTGACTATTATAGCAACCTACT
The sequence above is drawn from the Apium graveolens cultivar Ventura chromosome 2, ASM990537v1, whole genome shotgun sequence genome and encodes:
- the LOC141700288 gene encoding uncharacterized protein LOC141700288, translating into MDLMLEDLAELLTIEATNQDIILVIQYCPKHHLEIHGHSFLADLIPFELGEFDVILGMDWLSQYKEKIDCKKKRIVMFIEDNVKINYQGQRQEKKFLSILKAKKLLRQGYEAYLAHVVDTEKEVPNLDEIPIVREFPDIFPDEFPGLPPDREIEFSIDLVPIAELVSKAPYRMAPVEMKELAKQL